In one window of Reinekea forsetii DNA:
- a CDS encoding cyclic nucleotide-binding domain-containing protein: MKRTSQVSSMKLLQLMAKIPFFEKITNYERAPMAEYAQMYVASPGEAIIEKDALDNCFYVLLSGKGLVCVGRHAEPVATIKPGEFFGEVGFILNIPRTTWVFSEGVSALLRIDQTLLDNLDASTRSKVKDQIIIKLATTVTNFNAKS; this comes from the coding sequence GTGAAGCGTACCAGCCAAGTTTCCTCTATGAAGTTATTGCAATTGATGGCCAAGATTCCTTTTTTCGAGAAAATCACCAATTACGAACGGGCCCCGATGGCCGAATATGCTCAGATGTATGTTGCCAGTCCGGGCGAAGCCATTATCGAAAAGGATGCGCTCGATAATTGTTTCTATGTGCTGTTAAGTGGTAAGGGCTTGGTCTGCGTGGGTCGACATGCTGAACCCGTGGCGACTATTAAGCCGGGTGAGTTTTTCGGGGAAGTTGGCTTTATCCTAAATATTCCTCGCACCACCTGGGTATTTTCCGAAGGCGTGAGTGCTCTCTTACGCATAGATCAGACGCTGTTAGACAATCTGGATGCCTCGACGCGAAGTAAGGTTAAGGACCAAATAATTATAAAACTGGCCACCACCGTGACCAACTTCAATGCCAAATCATAG
- a CDS encoding ABC transporter substrate-binding protein, whose product MTLKKLVTSGVLGAAMLSQAYAGTLVINSNQSDPAPKQAWADMIAQFETENPDIDVKVNQYDHEGYKSVLRNWLVTSPPDVVFWFAGNRMKFFVDLGLFEDVSDVWANEGLNDSMSSTKASLSVDGKKYGVPYSYYQWGIYYNKGIFDKLGLSEPQTWDEFIAVCDALKANAITPITIGTKYLWTAAGWFDYLNMRTNGLDYHIDLMDGKIPYTDAGVRNTFANWKQLVDGEYFLENHASYSWQEAQPPMFNGEAAMYLMGNFLTPNFPEGMDFDFFPFPIIDPSIGRYEDAPTDTVHIPSRAKNKADARKFLAYVALPENQTKLNMALNQLPPNKYATAADNKFLTQGNEMLGSADGTAQFYDRDTDPAMASEGMKGFQEFMVHPERLDKILDNLERVRQRIFK is encoded by the coding sequence ATGACGCTAAAAAAACTTGTCACCTCAGGTGTCTTGGGCGCAGCAATGCTCTCGCAGGCCTATGCCGGCACTCTGGTGATCAACTCAAATCAATCGGATCCAGCGCCTAAGCAAGCCTGGGCTGACATGATTGCTCAGTTTGAAACTGAAAATCCGGATATCGATGTTAAGGTCAACCAATACGATCACGAAGGTTATAAGAGCGTGCTGCGTAACTGGTTAGTGACCTCGCCACCGGACGTAGTATTTTGGTTTGCTGGCAATCGGATGAAGTTTTTCGTTGATCTTGGACTCTTTGAAGACGTCTCCGATGTTTGGGCCAATGAAGGTCTCAACGACAGCATGTCTTCTACCAAGGCCTCGTTATCTGTCGACGGCAAGAAGTACGGCGTGCCTTACTCTTACTACCAATGGGGTATCTACTACAACAAGGGCATATTCGATAAGTTGGGTCTGAGCGAGCCGCAAACGTGGGATGAATTCATCGCCGTCTGTGACGCGTTAAAAGCCAATGCCATTACACCTATTACCATCGGTACCAAGTACCTGTGGACTGCCGCTGGCTGGTTTGACTACCTGAATATGCGCACCAATGGTTTGGATTACCACATCGATCTGATGGACGGCAAAATCCCTTACACCGATGCGGGCGTGAGAAACACCTTTGCCAACTGGAAGCAGCTGGTCGATGGCGAATACTTCCTAGAGAACCATGCATCTTACAGCTGGCAAGAAGCTCAGCCACCGATGTTTAATGGCGAAGCGGCAATGTACTTGATGGGCAATTTCTTAACCCCTAACTTCCCTGAAGGTATGGATTTTGATTTCTTCCCATTCCCCATTATCGATCCATCTATTGGTCGATATGAGGATGCGCCAACTGATACCGTGCACATCCCGTCACGCGCTAAAAACAAAGCTGATGCTCGTAAGTTCTTGGCCTATGTCGCACTGCCAGAGAACCAAACCAAGCTCAACATGGCTTTGAATCAGCTGCCACCGAACAAGTACGCCACAGCAGCAGACAACAAGTTCCTGACCCAAGGCAATGAAATGCTCGGTTCGGCCGATGGTACCGCTCAGTTCTACGATCGGGATACCGATCCGGCGATGGCATCAGAAGGCATGAAAGGCTTCCAGGAATTCATGGTTCACCCTGAGCGTCTAGATAAGATCTTGGATAACTTAGAGCGTGTGCGTCAGCGCATCTTCAAGTAA
- a CDS encoding carbohydrate ABC transporter permease: MFPTPIAQTKKTTQVGYKLLLPIAVILWLLPLAAVFMTSARSIVDINAGNYWGLPTEWNLIENYTAVFASTNMARYLLNSLLITLPVMVGSVFLATLAGFALAKFKFRGNLLIFALFIGGNFVPFQILMIPVRNLTIDLGLYDTIWALIFFHVAFQTGFCSLFMRNFIIGIPEELLESCRLEGASEWKIFYSIILPLVRPALAALAVLIFTFVWNDYFWALILVQSDEVRPVTAGISALRGQWLASWNLISAGAIVAALPPVALFFAMQKHFIAGLTLGATKG, from the coding sequence ATGTTTCCCACTCCCATTGCACAAACAAAGAAAACCACCCAGGTTGGCTACAAGCTGCTATTACCAATCGCGGTGATTCTCTGGCTCTTGCCGCTGGCGGCGGTCTTTATGACCTCGGCCCGCTCCATTGTGGACATCAACGCCGGTAATTACTGGGGTTTGCCGACAGAATGGAATTTGATCGAGAACTACACTGCCGTTTTTGCCAGTACCAATATGGCGCGCTATTTACTGAACAGCCTGTTGATCACCCTGCCGGTGATGGTAGGTTCCGTGTTCTTGGCCACCTTGGCCGGCTTCGCCTTGGCGAAGTTCAAGTTCCGCGGCAACTTACTGATCTTCGCACTCTTTATCGGCGGAAACTTTGTGCCCTTTCAGATTCTTATGATTCCGGTGCGCAACCTGACCATCGATCTGGGCCTCTACGACACTATTTGGGCGCTGATCTTTTTTCATGTTGCTTTCCAAACCGGCTTTTGCTCACTCTTTATGCGCAATTTTATTATTGGCATACCCGAGGAGCTGTTGGAGAGCTGTCGATTGGAAGGCGCCAGTGAATGGAAGATCTTCTACTCGATTATCTTACCCTTAGTGCGGCCCGCACTCGCCGCATTGGCCGTGCTGATTTTTACCTTTGTTTGGAACGATTATTTTTGGGCATTGATCTTGGTGCAGTCCGATGAAGTGCGGCCGGTGACGGCCGGTATCAGCGCTTTGCGCGGTCAATGGTTGGCGTCGTGGAATCTAATCTCGGCCGGGGCGATCGTCGCGGCCTTGCCGCCGGTGGCCCTATTTTTTGCCATGCAAAAACACTTTATCGCCGGCTTAACACTGGGTGCGACCAAGGGGTAG
- a CDS encoding carbohydrate ABC transporter permease — protein MHSNNSRSWSDTLTPWYFLAPAIVIFIVYVVFPIGQSILMSFYQWDGIGEKVFIGFGNYLELGEDPQFWTSLVNNILWLLFYMLAVPLGLGIALFLNQEVLGIRAVKSLFFFPFVISQVIIGIVFSWFYDPSYGLLQDILALVNIDPLPILADEGLVTYGIIAAGLWPQVAYTMILFLTGLNNISPDQIEAARMDGAKGWSMLRYIVIPQLRPATFIAIVVTVVGALRSFDLVASMTAGGPYGSSSVLAYFMYEQAIFNYRMGYGAAIATVLFLIMLIYIAFFLWRMLKDERG, from the coding sequence GTGCATTCGAATAATTCTAGATCCTGGTCAGATACCCTGACTCCTTGGTACTTCCTGGCACCAGCCATCGTGATTTTTATCGTCTATGTGGTTTTTCCGATTGGCCAATCTATTCTGATGAGCTTTTACCAATGGGATGGCATCGGTGAAAAGGTTTTCATCGGCTTCGGGAATTACCTAGAGTTGGGTGAGGATCCCCAATTTTGGACCAGCCTGGTCAACAATATTCTTTGGCTGCTGTTTTACATGCTGGCGGTCCCATTGGGCTTGGGCATCGCACTCTTTCTAAATCAGGAAGTCTTGGGTATTCGCGCCGTGAAATCGCTGTTCTTTTTCCCCTTTGTTATCTCCCAGGTCATTATCGGGATCGTTTTCTCCTGGTTCTATGACCCAAGCTATGGCCTGCTGCAGGACATACTTGCGCTGGTCAATATAGATCCGCTGCCTATTTTAGCCGATGAAGGCTTGGTGACCTACGGCATTATCGCGGCCGGCTTATGGCCTCAGGTGGCCTACACCATGATCCTGTTCCTCACCGGCCTCAATAATATCAGCCCTGATCAGATTGAGGCGGCCCGAATGGACGGCGCCAAGGGCTGGTCTATGCTGCGCTACATCGTGATTCCCCAACTGCGCCCGGCGACCTTTATCGCCATAGTGGTCACGGTTGTCGGGGCCTTGCGCTCGTTTGACCTGGTTGCGTCTATGACCGCGGGTGGGCCTTACGGCAGTTCATCGGTACTGGCCTATTTCATGTATGAACAGGCTATTTTCAACTATCGCATGGGCTACGGCGCGGCCATTGCCACGGTATTATTTTTGATAATGCTCATCTATATCGCCTTTTTCCTGTGGCGCATGCTAAAAGACGAGCGAGGTTAG
- the pyrC gene encoding dihydroorotase, translating to MTEELSLLAPDDWHLHFRDGQMLQQTVPATARCFQRAVVMPNLVPPVTTGAMAQAYRARILAARPEGSTFEPLMTLFLTNQTTPDDIVQAKAMGVVAAKLYPAGATTNSSAAVQSVAALQPVFETMQAQGMLLLVHGEVTQAHIDIFDREKAFIDTHLTQIVDRNPGLKVVLEHITTSDAVDFVLQASDRVAATVTPQHLLLNRNDLLVGGIRPHNFCLPVLKRNTHQRALQAAVASGTAKIFLGTDSAPHEKAKKENACGCAGCYSAWSAIELYAQVFEDLGALDKLEAFASHSGADFYGLPRNRHSIRLVKDSWQVPDDIALSNGESLVPFFAGQAVRWRLA from the coding sequence ATGACTGAAGAACTTAGCTTATTAGCGCCAGACGACTGGCATTTGCATTTTCGCGATGGCCAGATGCTACAGCAAACGGTACCGGCGACGGCCCGTTGTTTTCAGCGCGCCGTGGTGATGCCCAACCTGGTCCCACCGGTGACCACCGGTGCGATGGCCCAGGCCTATCGCGCACGCATCCTTGCCGCCCGGCCCGAGGGCAGCACGTTCGAGCCGCTGATGACGCTGTTCTTAACCAATCAGACGACCCCAGATGATATTGTTCAGGCTAAGGCCATGGGCGTGGTAGCGGCCAAGCTCTATCCGGCTGGCGCGACCACCAACTCTTCGGCGGCGGTGCAGTCGGTGGCGGCCCTGCAACCGGTTTTCGAGACCATGCAGGCCCAAGGCATGCTGCTTTTGGTGCACGGTGAGGTCACCCAGGCGCATATCGATATTTTTGATCGGGAAAAGGCCTTTATCGACACCCATCTAACGCAGATTGTCGATCGAAACCCGGGCTTAAAGGTGGTTTTGGAGCACATTACCACCTCCGATGCCGTCGACTTTGTGCTCCAGGCGTCCGATCGGGTTGCCGCCACCGTGACACCGCAACACCTGCTGCTCAATCGCAATGACTTGCTGGTGGGGGGCATTCGCCCGCACAACTTTTGCCTGCCGGTGTTGAAACGCAATACTCACCAACGCGCCTTACAGGCAGCCGTCGCCAGTGGCACAGCGAAGATTTTTTTAGGCACCGACTCGGCACCGCACGAAAAAGCCAAAAAAGAAAACGCCTGTGGCTGCGCCGGTTGTTACAGCGCGTGGAGTGCGATCGAGCTGTATGCGCAAGTCTTTGAGGATCTCGGTGCACTCGACAAGTTGGAAGCCTTTGCCAGTCATTCCGGTGCCGACTTCTATGGTCTGCCGCGCAACCGCCACAGCATTCGCCTGGTCAAGGACAGTTGGCAGGTGCCGGATGACATTGCCTTGTCGAACGGCGAATCCTTGGTGCCCTTCTTTGCCGGTCAAGCTGTGCGCTGGCGTCTCGCCTAA
- a CDS encoding alpha-galactosidase, with amino-acid sequence MRLLHSDNSSIVILTQAGQPCIRYIGPRLASTVTESELRCILSEPLPNGALDDRPQISVASTYADPTFMEPALKILCQGRHWAPQFQLQDESGSAEHIEYRLLDPKTGLLLVWRLGVCAENDVFTLDCQFENTGADPIAIVQWLTTLPIPKAMSAVKAFTGRWVHEFQPQDCSIPLGVLEFKNIKGRSSHDHFPGLLIADAQLNEHSGSCFGFHLGWSGNHCQRVERSQNGLTQYQAGIELMPGELELTPGGRFQAAPLYFTHTEQGLGGIAQNFQRFVRAEILRFPSDRPRPVHINTWEAIYFDHRQSELDALAAAAQDCGIERFVLDDGWFTARRNDRAGLGDWVVDTEVYPDGLHPLKDTLAAHQLSFGLWFEPEMVNKDSNLFRQHPDWLLQLDDLTQSSGRNQWVLDISRAEVTDYLFNQIDTLLREYPIEYIKWDMNRDLSQAGNGQGRPVYHRYVTSLYDLLARLRAAHPSVEIESCASGGGRMDYGILRHTQRFWLSDCNDANERQTMQQWAGLFFPSEVLGSHVGPDKSHTTSRSHALAVRAGTALFGHMGVEWDVREASGADREALTHFIGLYKELRGHIHSGIRRPLQTPDKHQIGFTVAYQDGLLVSVFQQTMPELATPGPLLLPMLDPQARYRLRILIQPEHANHLMKQPPDWLVAENLELSGELLLRCGLALPVLDPESLLVLQLDRVPD; translated from the coding sequence ATGAGACTATTGCACAGTGACAACAGTTCCATTGTAATCTTGACCCAGGCTGGCCAGCCTTGCATCCGCTATATAGGTCCGCGTTTGGCGAGCACGGTGACCGAGTCTGAGTTGCGTTGTATCCTGTCCGAGCCCTTGCCGAATGGCGCTTTGGACGATCGACCGCAGATTTCCGTTGCCAGCACCTATGCCGATCCGACCTTTATGGAACCGGCGCTAAAAATCCTCTGCCAGGGCCGCCACTGGGCCCCGCAATTCCAGCTGCAAGACGAGTCTGGTAGCGCAGAGCACATTGAATACCGACTCCTGGACCCTAAAACTGGCCTACTCTTGGTGTGGCGACTGGGAGTTTGTGCTGAGAATGATGTGTTTACCCTCGACTGCCAGTTTGAAAACACCGGTGCAGACCCGATTGCCATCGTGCAGTGGCTCACCACGCTGCCAATCCCCAAGGCAATGAGTGCGGTTAAGGCGTTCACCGGCCGCTGGGTGCATGAGTTCCAACCACAGGATTGTTCGATTCCGTTAGGTGTCCTAGAGTTTAAAAATATTAAGGGCCGTTCGTCACACGATCATTTCCCCGGTTTATTGATCGCGGATGCGCAGTTGAATGAACACTCGGGGTCTTGTTTTGGTTTCCATCTCGGCTGGAGCGGTAACCATTGCCAACGGGTCGAGCGCAGCCAAAACGGCCTGACGCAATATCAGGCCGGTATTGAACTGATGCCCGGTGAGTTAGAACTCACCCCGGGAGGGCGCTTTCAGGCGGCCCCACTCTACTTCACGCACACTGAACAGGGTTTGGGTGGCATCGCGCAGAATTTCCAGCGTTTTGTGCGGGCCGAGATTCTCCGCTTCCCCAGTGACCGGCCGCGCCCGGTGCATATCAACACCTGGGAGGCGATTTACTTCGACCATCGCCAATCGGAACTCGACGCACTGGCAGCGGCGGCTCAAGACTGTGGTATCGAGCGGTTCGTCCTCGATGATGGTTGGTTTACCGCCCGGCGCAACGATAGGGCCGGTCTCGGCGACTGGGTTGTTGATACCGAGGTGTATCCAGACGGATTGCACCCACTCAAAGACACCCTGGCCGCACATCAGCTGAGCTTCGGTCTCTGGTTTGAACCGGAAATGGTTAATAAGGATTCCAATCTATTTCGTCAGCACCCCGATTGGTTGCTGCAATTGGATGATCTGACCCAAAGTTCCGGTCGTAATCAATGGGTACTGGATATCAGCCGCGCAGAGGTAACCGACTATCTGTTTAACCAGATCGATACTCTACTGCGTGAATATCCCATCGAATATATCAAGTGGGACATGAATCGAGATCTGTCCCAGGCCGGTAATGGCCAAGGCCGACCGGTTTATCACCGCTATGTGACCAGCCTCTATGACCTGCTGGCGCGGCTTCGGGCGGCCCACCCGAGCGTAGAAATTGAATCCTGTGCTTCAGGGGGCGGGAGAATGGATTATGGCATCTTGCGGCATACCCAGCGGTTTTGGTTAAGCGACTGTAATGACGCCAACGAACGGCAAACCATGCAGCAGTGGGCCGGCCTATTTTTCCCCAGCGAAGTTCTGGGCAGCCACGTTGGCCCAGATAAGAGCCATACCACCTCGCGCTCGCACGCACTCGCTGTGCGCGCCGGTACTGCATTGTTTGGCCATATGGGTGTGGAATGGGACGTCCGTGAAGCCTCGGGAGCGGACAGAGAAGCGCTTACACACTTTATCGGCCTCTACAAAGAACTGCGCGGGCACATTCACAGCGGTATTCGGCGCCCATTGCAAACGCCGGATAAACACCAGATTGGTTTCACCGTTGCTTACCAGGACGGCCTTTTGGTCAGTGTTTTTCAACAGACGATGCCGGAGCTGGCCACACCCGGGCCCCTACTGCTACCGATGCTCGATCCCCAGGCTCGCTATCGGTTACGCATTTTGATTCAGCCTGAACACGCCAATCATCTGATGAAACAGCCACCCGACTGGTTGGTTGCCGAAAACTTGGAGCTTAGCGGTGAACTACTGCTGCGCTGCGGGTTGGCGTTACCGGTACTCGATCCGGAATCCTTATTGGTACTGCAACTTGATCGGGTGCCTGATTAA
- a CDS encoding tRNA-queuosine alpha-mannosyltransferase domain-containing protein, with protein sequence MLPRCAGYQRRDRPLDPSREALYDRSLQHYFMADAQPGRLSTLNGFIPMTSDHPKALLLSGYHALSQQAWAEFLVHSCTHYQWQTIALPARFFAWRMRGAPLSLSAQNDPLLHQHYQLLVATSSIDLAVVQSIYPTLRQVPSILYFHENQFAYPTDNQPKAVIDWQMVNLYAALRADALVFNSDYNRQSFLSGVAALMKKLPDLVPQHLCTGLAHKAQVMPVAIAAPRPGRAQEPTGATWRLLWNHRWEWDKGPELLLAIVAQLAACNFPFKLILTGQQFRTIPAALRELCARFPDYLEQSGYIESREDYRALLQHCDIVLSTAIHEFQGIAIMEAVSHGCVPLLPDRLSYPEFFAQSYRYQHSDSIEQQAASAVSRLQAWRAQGLPEVPDLSDFYQARLVEPYRQCFSAERLAIASI encoded by the coding sequence ATGTTACCTAGGTGCGCTGGGTACCAGCGCCGCGATCGCCCACTGGACCCCAGTCGGGAGGCGCTCTATGATCGATCATTGCAGCACTATTTCATGGCCGATGCACAGCCCGGTCGCCTCAGTACGCTAAATGGGTTTATACCAATGACATCTGACCATCCTAAGGCCTTGCTGCTTTCCGGTTATCACGCGCTCAGTCAACAAGCATGGGCCGAGTTTTTAGTGCACAGTTGCACCCATTACCAATGGCAAACCATCGCCCTGCCCGCGCGTTTTTTTGCCTGGCGCATGCGCGGTGCGCCGCTGTCTCTCTCGGCCCAAAACGATCCCTTGTTACACCAACACTATCAACTCTTGGTAGCGACCTCATCGATAGATTTAGCTGTGGTGCAGAGTATTTACCCGACGTTACGCCAAGTGCCGAGCATACTGTATTTTCATGAAAATCAATTTGCCTACCCGACCGACAATCAACCCAAGGCGGTCATCGATTGGCAGATGGTCAACCTCTATGCCGCCCTGCGGGCCGATGCCTTGGTATTCAACAGCGACTATAATCGCCAGTCCTTTCTAAGCGGTGTGGCCGCCTTGATGAAAAAGCTGCCCGACCTGGTACCCCAACACCTCTGTACCGGCTTGGCGCACAAGGCCCAGGTTATGCCGGTGGCCATCGCCGCGCCGCGCCCTGGCCGGGCGCAAGAGCCAACCGGCGCGACGTGGCGCCTGCTGTGGAATCATCGTTGGGAATGGGACAAGGGTCCGGAACTGCTCTTGGCGATCGTGGCACAACTGGCGGCATGCAACTTTCCCTTTAAACTGATCTTAACCGGCCAGCAGTTTCGCACCATCCCTGCCGCCTTGCGCGAACTCTGTGCGCGCTTTCCAGATTATCTTGAGCAGTCTGGCTATATTGAATCGCGCGAGGATTATCGCGCGCTGTTGCAGCACTGCGATATCGTCTTATCGACGGCGATTCATGAATTTCAGGGTATCGCGATTATGGAGGCGGTCAGCCACGGTTGTGTCCCACTGCTACCAGATCGGTTGAGCTATCCGGAATTTTTTGCTCAGTCTTATCGCTATCAGCACAGTGATAGTATCGAGCAGCAGGCCGCCAGTGCGGTCAGCCGGCTCCAGGCCTGGCGCGCACAGGGCCTGCCGGAGGTGCCAGATTTGAGTGATTTTTATCAAGCCCGTTTGGTTGAGCCGTATCGGCAGTGTTTCTCTGCCGAACGCCTCGCCATTGCCTCGATCTAA
- a CDS encoding dCMP deaminase family protein codes for MVSKWATRFHQMALLVGSWSKDPSTQVGAVITESNRIVSVGFNGYPHGISDSAQTDNREMKLLKTLHAEENAILFAKRDLTGCDIWVSHFPCPNCAAKIIQTGIATVHCPEQSADFLSRWGDKIQISQEMLAQAGVSVDWMPLTSTASE; via the coding sequence ATGGTCTCAAAATGGGCTACACGTTTTCATCAAATGGCCCTATTGGTCGGGTCCTGGAGTAAAGACCCTTCTACCCAGGTCGGCGCCGTCATCACCGAGAGCAATAGAATTGTATCGGTCGGCTTTAATGGGTACCCCCATGGTATTTCAGACAGTGCCCAAACCGATAATCGGGAAATGAAGCTGCTCAAAACACTGCATGCAGAGGAAAATGCCATCCTCTTTGCCAAGCGGGACCTGACCGGCTGTGATATCTGGGTAAGCCACTTCCCCTGCCCGAACTGCGCCGCCAAAATCATTCAAACTGGTATCGCCACGGTGCATTGCCCAGAACAGTCGGCTGACTTCCTGTCGCGCTGGGGTGACAAGATACAGATTAGCCAAGAAATGCTGGCGCAAGCCGGTGTTTCGGTCGACTGGATGCCCCTAACAAGCACGGCGTCCGAGTAA
- a CDS encoding Gfo/Idh/MocA family oxidoreductase produces MIRTAIVAYGFSAQTFHIPYLQMEPGFLWSHMVTSKPDAFHLSHPEIAVVQNLADLAFDTLDLVVITSPNHAHFEQTKYCLEQGCHVIVEKPFVFTVAQAETLKALAAQCERQLIVFQNRRWDGDFLTIQGLIDNQSVGQVKRLVSRFDRFRPEVRSRWREQQGQGTGITWDLAPHLIDQAIALFGCPKTLTANIRCLRDGAEVDDNFEIWLDYESLQVVLGSSSFGAGPNPRFALEGTEGSFVKFGLDVQESALKLGEDLLDERWGQESDEHWGILYQAHQSKLVTTKPGNYGAFWHQVALCLEQGAQSPVPIDDSILAIHLLALAHQSAQQGQRMTVVDEAQAKAL; encoded by the coding sequence ATGATTCGTACGGCAATAGTGGCCTATGGTTTTTCGGCGCAAACCTTTCATATCCCGTATCTGCAGATGGAACCGGGCTTTCTATGGTCCCATATGGTGACCTCGAAACCCGATGCCTTTCATCTGTCCCATCCTGAGATTGCGGTGGTCCAAAATCTCGCCGATCTGGCGTTCGACACCTTGGACCTGGTGGTGATCACCTCACCCAACCACGCCCACTTCGAGCAGACAAAATACTGCCTAGAGCAGGGCTGTCATGTGATCGTCGAGAAACCCTTTGTCTTTACGGTGGCGCAGGCCGAAACTCTCAAGGCTTTAGCCGCGCAATGCGAGCGGCAATTGATCGTGTTTCAAAACCGACGCTGGGACGGCGATTTTTTAACCATACAGGGCCTGATCGATAATCAGTCGGTCGGTCAGGTCAAACGCCTGGTCAGTCGATTCGACCGCTTCCGACCCGAGGTGCGCTCACGCTGGCGCGAGCAACAGGGCCAGGGTACCGGTATTACTTGGGATCTAGCGCCTCATCTAATCGATCAGGCGATTGCCCTGTTCGGTTGCCCGAAGACCCTGACCGCTAATATCCGCTGCCTGCGCGACGGGGCCGAGGTGGATGATAACTTTGAGATATGGCTCGACTATGAGTCGCTTCAGGTGGTCTTGGGTAGCAGCAGCTTTGGCGCCGGTCCCAATCCGCGTTTTGCCTTGGAAGGCACCGAGGGCTCCTTCGTGAAGTTTGGCCTAGACGTTCAAGAAAGTGCCCTGAAACTGGGTGAAGATTTACTCGATGAGCGTTGGGGGCAGGAATCCGATGAGCATTGGGGCATCCTTTATCAGGCGCATCAGAGTAAGTTAGTCACCACCAAACCGGGTAACTATGGCGCCTTTTGGCATCAGGTTGCGCTCTGCCTGGAACAGGGTGCGCAATCGCCAGTCCCCATCGATGATTCCATATTGGCGATCCATCTACTGGCGCTGGCGCATCAGTCAGCCCAACAAGGCCAACGTATGACGGTTGTCGATGAGGCCCAGGCTAAGGCCCTCTAG